Genomic segment of Saccharomyces paradoxus chromosome I, complete sequence:
CTGCACAGTTTATGGGTACCGAATctaaggaaaaattttaaagatttTTCGTTGCATGGTGAAAGAAACCCTTCAAAGGCAACGGATGATAACTATGACGAAGATAttattatgaaaaaaaatcttttttttgaaagatctCCAGGTCAACAGACTCTAGATGGTAAAGGTTATGTCTCTAAAGGATATGAGATTTCTTCTGGTAATTTGGTTATCCCGTCCCTATTTTCTGAAGATAAGCTGCCGGCATTAACTTATCATTGTTCTGTCGAACTAAATGGAAACATTTACATATTGGGAGGGTTAATGCCATGCTACAGCTATGAAGAGGATGCGCCGATGCTGaacgatttttttgtagACGGGATAAAAAACTTACCTCCACCCTTATTACCTCAAGTGATCAATAATCCATCAATGGTTAATAACCCACATCTTTATGTCGCTTCTATACCATCATGTCGATTTAGCACACCTAAGATGAGAGGTTATATACCACCTCCATTGCTGTGTGTTCAAGGGTCCAGATTAACAGACCgacatattttcttttacgGCGGATTTGAGATCAGGACAGAAACCCGTGGTGATGAAAATGGGAAATATcatctcaaaaaaagattatatGTGAATAATACTGGCTACATTCTTGATATTGTGTCATTCAAGTTTACTAAAATAGATATCATAGTACAACCTTCTAAGTATAATGCATATCCGACGATGTCATCGAGGTTTGGTCACTTACAAATTTCTATTGATAATCCAAATAGGAGAAATAGCGTTCATTCGGCAAGCATGAATGATGGTCATAAAATGGGAAGTGTCCCTATGAAACAAGGTACCAGCATCACTTCGGGGCGACTCGAAAAAGCAGCGGTACTTTCATCATTACCCCACAGTAATACGGCGCCTTATTGCATGCACACAATTATAATATTCGGTGGCTACAGACAAACCGGCGATGATCGTTACGAAGCAATGAATGATTTGTGGAAAATTGAGGTACCTGTGATACGTCGTGGTAAGAAAGGCTATTGTAAGTTTTCAGAGACAGCTAATGCGGTACTGCTGACACCAAGGGAAAAGGACAAATTAGACTGGCCTGAAGAAAGAGCTTTTGCTGCCTTTTCTGTTCATGGTACATCGTTGATGGATAGGAGTTCTCTTGATATGAAACTTTTGGGCAATTTAAAAAagcattttattttaaaacCGTCATATATATCGCAGGATCGCGTTGTTAGTCCTAAACCTGTTTTCCCCATGATGGTTCATGGCAGGCATCAAgatcttttcaataatggCACTGCGGCGCAAGAATCACCCACATCTGGTGTCTCTGCCAGTAGTGCAGGTACCGATGATAGCTTTGATCCCGGTATCAACCATGATTTTGACAATTTCATAGTAAAGCAGGGGATAAAATCGTCTTCTATTCCCATGACTACCATTGGGAGACAGAGATTGATTTTGAGTCAAGAGAAGTCTGTGGGTAAAACTATTGTATTGCATGGCGGGTCCAACGGTCATAATGTTCTTGACGATATGTGGCTGATGGACTTGGAGTGTGAGACATGGACTCCAATAGAGACATTTGTAAGGGTGGATCCGAGCGAAAACGGCGATGAAAGATTGGATAGCGTCAACGTGGGTCTAGTTGGCCACAGAATGGAAAGCATTGGACGAATATGTGTATGTATAGGTGGTATGGTACAAGAGGATGTTGACCAGTTTTACTCGGGGGATGACGATGAGCCTCCTCGAAAAC
This window contains:
- the GPB2 gene encoding Gpb2p (Multistep regulator of cAMP-PKA signaling~similar to YAL056W), coding for MEISSSPWNDGGYSPYEKNRVAVSPFSSPLEGEERIETSRSLGDHCFEPLPYVTNYLSVFALFGKEMFGDKGNVSSRNEYLLKKYYSLKKPFVLRHNGHSLKNPDMPPQRNDILQTNFMVDKFLNRTVRSVNFNNFKIISDMQSKSARGTKTGTSQDQGSDAIQNICLPSIPSALPYFQYYRKLLTVNTKEWDILKLHSLWVPNLRKNFKDFSLHGERNPSKATDDNYDEDIIMKKNLFFERSPGQQTLDGKGYVSKGYEISSGNLVIPSLFSEDKLPALTYHCSVELNGNIYILGGLMPCYSYEEDAPMLNDFFVDGIKNLPPPLLPQVINNPSMVNNPHLYVASIPSCRFSTPKMRGYIPPPLLCVQGSRLTDRHIFFYGGFEIRTETRGDENGKYHLKKRLYVNNTGYILDIVSFKFTKIDIIVQPSKYNAYPTMSSRFGHLQISIDNPNRRNSVHSASMNDGHKMGSVPMKQGTSITSGRLEKAAVLSSLPHSNTAPYCMHTIIIFGGYRQTGDDRYEAMNDLWKIEVPVIRRGKKGYCKFSETANAVLLTPREKDKLDWPEERAFAAFSVHGTSLMDRSSLDMKLLGNLKKHFILKPSYISQDRVVSPKPVFPMMVHGRHQDLFNNGTAAQESPTSGVSASSAGTDDSFDPGINHDFDNFIVKQGIKSSSIPMTTIGRQRLILSQEKSVGKTIVLHGGSNGHNVLDDMWLMDLECETWTPIETFVRVDPSENGDERLDSVNVGLVGHRMESIGRICVCIGGMVQEDVDQFYSGDDDEPPRKRSSGTLPLGCNFLNTIDLSTQCWEEHKITLSKKEEDGDGQDNEDDNANPNIVVGFGGTSLQCDKSIILIGGLMSRRSNLKEIYLHGTISKSIFPSVNPSA